The DNA region TTGGCCACCGTTTCGCCATCGTTAGCGCTCATAATTCCTGCCACGGGGAGCGGAAGCATTTTCTCGGTACTTTCGGAAACAGCACAAATACCACCCTGGTTTTCAATAATTAAATTGACAGCTTTGCAAATGGCTTCATCTGAAACGCCTACCGCAATAATATTGTGCGAATCGTGCCCCACTGAAGAGGCTATAGCACCTGCTTTCAATCCGAAATTCTTGATAAATGCCATGGCTGGGGACTGGTTTCGGTAGCGGTTGACTACTGCCATTTTTAAGACATCGTTTTCTATATTTGAAATGATATTTCCGTTTTCGATGGTGGCTTTTTCAACAATTTCATTGGTAATAAGTTGACCCTCCAAAGCCTCGATAACCCTAATTTTTTCAGCGGAAGCATCCACCTTAAAATCTGAAACCTGCTTTTTTTTACAATTAAAGTTGTTCAGGTTTTTAAACTCAACCTGTTTTATTTTGGAAACACCATTATCAAATACCAATTCGCCGTTAACAAAAGTTTGCAGGGTTTTGAAACCTTTTAAATCTTCAACCACAATACAATCGGCAGCATCACCAACTTGCATTTGCCCCACATCGAGATGGTAATGGTTCACCGGATTTACACACGCCATTTGAAGTACCTTAAAAACATCAATGCCTTTGGCGACCGCACGGGCACAAAGTTGGTTGATGTGTCCCAAAATTAAATCGTCTGGATGTTTGTCGTCGCTACAAAACATCATATGCTCGAAATGCTCGGGCACTAAATCGATGAGCGCTTCAAAATTCTTCGCGGCGCTACCCTCCCGAATTAAAATTTTCATGCCCTTTTGCAGTTTTTCCAAAGCTTCCGCTTTGGTGAAGCACTCGTGATCGGTCGATATGCCTGCAGCAATGTATTTTGAAATATCGTTGCCAACTATTCCTGGGGCATGACCATCAATAGGTTTATTGCAATGCTTTGCCCAAGCTATTTTTTGCATCACTTCGGCATCCTCGAACAATACGCCA from Tamlana crocina includes:
- the ade gene encoding adenine deaminase, with amino-acid sequence MKLQGNIVDIPNRNIFKGEITVENGKIVSIIEKEHYVEHYILPGFIDAHIHIESSMLVPSEFARIAVKHGTVATVSDPHEIANVLGVQGVEFMIENGKQVPFKFNFGAPSCVPATTFESAGATIDANAIKTLLQNPDIKYLAEMMNYPGVLFEDAEVMQKIAWAKHCNKPIDGHAPGIVGNDISKYIAAGISTDHECFTKAEALEKLQKGMKILIREGSAAKNFEALIDLVPEHFEHMMFCSDDKHPDDLILGHINQLCARAVAKGIDVFKVLQMACVNPVNHYHLDVGQMQVGDAADCIVVEDLKGFKTLQTFVNGELVFDNGVSKIKQVEFKNLNNFNCKKKQVSDFKVDASAEKIRVIEALEGQLITNEIVEKATIENGNIISNIENDVLKMAVVNRYRNQSPAMAFIKNFGLKAGAIASSVGHDSHNIIAVGVSDEAICKAVNLIIENQGGICAVSESTEKMLPLPVAGIMSANDGETVAKAYTEIDKMAKQLGSTLHAPYMTLSFMALLVIPSLKLSDKGLFNGKLFQFTSLQTD